A single region of the Mycteria americana isolate JAX WOST 10 ecotype Jacksonville Zoo and Gardens chromosome 10, USCA_MyAme_1.0, whole genome shotgun sequence genome encodes:
- the VMA21 gene encoding vacuolar ATPase assembly integral membrane protein VMA21, with translation MRLPLRRASGRPEASVERGAEGAVAAMERYGEAALNAVPVPDFRQNEGSLTSTLRTLLFFTALMITLPVGLYFSSKAYIFEGTLGMSDRDSYFYAAIVAVVTVHVVLALFVYVAWNEGSRQWREGKQD, from the exons ATGCGCCTGCCCCTCCGGCGGGCTTCCGGCAGACCGGAAGCTTCGGTAGAGCGGGGCGCtgagggggcggtggcggcgaTGGAGCGCTACGGCGAGGCGGCGTTGAACGCGGTCCCCGTGCCCGACTTCAGGCA aaatgaggGTTCATTAACATCAACTTTAAGAACACTTCTATTCTTCACAGCTCTAATGATCACATTACCTGTTGGGCTATATTTTTCATCAAAGGCTTATATATTTGAAG gtACCTTAGGGATGTCCGACAGAGACAGCTATTTTTATGCTGCCATAGTTGCTGTAGTTACTGTTCACGTGGTACTTGCTCTCTTTGTATATGTAGCTTGGAACGAAGGTTCTCGACAGTGGCGGGAAGGCAAACAGGACTAG